One Kazachstania africana CBS 2517 chromosome 9, complete genome genomic region harbors:
- the MMF1 gene encoding isoleucine biosynthesis protein MMF1 (similar to Saccharomyces cerevisiae HMF1 (YER057C) and MMF1 (YIL051C); ancestral locus Anc_7.238): protein MFLRNTLLKAPLRRSLGTLTPVATKLAPPAAASYSQAMKANNFVYVSGQIPYTPDNKPVEGTLSDKANQVFQNVKNILEASNSSMNKIVKVNVFLADMKFFQEFNSVYAKYFNVHKPARSCVAVASLPLNVDLEVEVVAVENN from the coding sequence ATGTTCTTAAGAAACACACTATTGAAGGCCCCATTAAGAAGATCGCTAGGCACATTGACTCCGGTAGCTACAAAGTTAGCTCCTCCGGCAGCGGCTTCCTATTCTCAAGCTATGAAAGCTAATAACTTTGTTTACGTCTCGGGCCAAATTCCATACACTCCAGATAATAAGCCTGTTGAAGGTACTCTTTCCGATAAGGCTAATCAAGTTTTCCAAAATGTGAAAAACATACTAGAAGCAAGTAACTCTTCCatgaataaaattgttaaaGTCAATGTATTTTTGGCTGATATGAAGTTTTTCCAAGAATTCAATTCCGTTTATgccaaatatttcaatgttcATAAACCAGCTAGATCATGTGTTGCTGTCGCTTCTTTACCTCTAAACGTCGATTTAGAAGTAGAAGTTGTTGCAGTTGAAAACAACTAG
- the DFG10 gene encoding putative polyprenol reductase (similar to Saccharomyces cerevisiae DFG10 (YIL049W); ancestral locus Anc_7.235) — protein sequence MLSDQSLNYLIYSYRFTVIVGLLSLVVAKYFLTTLLQYGKTFKRHESKNLIEKIVFFTVPKSYFSHFYMISTVLSIVTLTCYRHFPIVWLILTHSMRRLYETLFVFKETDKSRMHWSHYIVGLWFYTTIQLVLNIQLGKNNISTDFNKISFILFTLASWDQNKNHMILSRLVKYSLPKGRLFNYVCCPHYLDEIIIYFSLTLYNIEFSWLLIWVLANLSVSSIETRKYYIQKFSDERVPKYSIIPCIL from the coding sequence ATGCTATCTGATCAATCGCTGAATTATCTAATATATAGTTACAGGTTTACCGTTATCGTTGGCCTTCTATCATTAGTAGTTgctaaatattttttaactACTTTGCTGCAGTATGGGAAAACTTTCAAACGTCACGAATCAAAGAACTTAATCGAGAAAATAGTGTTTTTTACCGTCCCAAAATCGTATTTTTCACATTTCTACATGATATCAACCGTGCTCTCCATTGTTACTCTTACGTGCTACCGTCACTTTCCAATAGTTTGGCTGATCTTAACCCATTCTATGAGAAGATTATACGAAACCCTGTTCGTATTCAAAGAGACGGACAAGTCTCGAATGCATTGGTCTCATTACATCGTTGGATTATGGTTTTACACTACTATACAGTTGGTTTTGAACATCCAATTAggaaaaaacaatatttcaACAGACTTTAACAAgatttcattcattttattCACACTAGCTTCATGGGACCAAAATAAGAATCACATGATTTTGTCACGACTTGTCAAGTACAGTCTACCCAAGGGAAGGCTGTTCAATTATGTGTGTTGCCCTCATTATCTCGAcgaaataataatttatttctCATTAACTTTATATaacattgaattttcttggCTGCTCATTTGGGTTCTAGCAAATTTGAGTGTATCATCCATCGAAACAAGGAAATATTACATCCAAAAGTTTTCTGATGAACGAGTACCGAAATATTCTATCATCCCATGTATACTTTAG
- the PCL7 gene encoding Pcl7p (similar to Saccharomyces cerevisiae PCL6 (YER059W) and PCL7 (YIL050W); ancestral locus Anc_7.240), whose amino-acid sequence MQSSHQLRSLITLCKYNQWLNRKGNMPSTTNGNMLFTSESSPIQIPRTDGVFGNNAIISENILNSYPSSSFSHHDCISSHEESLKEHSLPNSFENKKFIGTFIENTNGDDDNVKETHNERFVESIENHVDIAKFSTELLLKMLTELLNKIVKSNDAIERANDHDTLLLDSTNPFANSLLCFHGKHVPDITIEKYFNRIQKYCPTTNDVFLLLLIAFDRIAKRCNTDSFGNKSQQLFVMDSYNIHRFIIAGVTVCTKFLSDFFYSNSRYAKVGGISVHEMNNLELQFLVLCDFKLIVPIYEFQRYADLLKKFWEHTMHASPITHTE is encoded by the coding sequence ATGCAAAGTTCTCATCAGCTCCGTAGCTTAATTACCCTGTGTAAATACAATCAGTGGTTAAACCGTAAAGGAAATATGCCGTCAACTACAAACGGGAACATGTTATTCACTTCAGAATCATCTCCAATTCAAATACCAAGAACAGATGGCGTCTTTGGTAATAACGCCATTATTTCGGAAAATATCCTAAACAGTTATCCATCTTCATCGTTCTCTCATCATGATTGTATTTCTTCCCATGAGGAAAGTCTCAAGGAACATTCACTCCCGAAtagttttgaaaataagaaatttattggtactttcattgaaaatactAATGGCGATGATGACAATGTAAAGGAAACTCATAATGAACGTTTTGTGGAATCCATTGAAAACCATGTAGATattgcaaaattttctaccGAGCTCTTATTAAAGATGTTGAcagaattattaaataaaattgtcaaATCAAATGATGCTATTGAGAGGGCAAACGACCATGATACTTTACTATTAGATTCGACAAATCCATTTGCAAACTCCTTGTTGTGTTTCCATGGTAAACATGTCCCTGATAtaaccattgaaaaatatttcaatagaATTCAGAAATATTGTCCCACAACAAATGATGTTTTCTTACTACTTCTGATTGCCTTTGATAGAATAGCAAAAAGATGTAACACAGATAGTTTTGGAAATAAAAGTCAACAATTATTTGTAATGGACTCCTACAATATTCATAGATTTATAATAGCAGGGGTCACAGTATGCACAAAATTTCTAAgtgattttttttatagtAATTCACGATATGCAAAAGTAGGTGGAATATCCGTCCATGAAATGAACAACCTTGAATTGCAATTTCTAGTATTATGCGATTTCAAACTAATAGTACCGATTTATGAGTTTCAAAGGTACGCAGATTTACTTAAGAAATTTTGGGAGCATACAATGCACGCTTCCCCAATAACGCACACAGAATAG